A region from the Schistocerca serialis cubense isolate TAMUIC-IGC-003099 chromosome 1, iqSchSeri2.2, whole genome shotgun sequence genome encodes:
- the LOC126457856 gene encoding 52 kDa repressor of the inhibitor of the protein kinase-like encodes MDIAGTEQLSLSARYFDHATNVVREDFLGFTPLARLDVKHISNTIISTLSAWELNLDKMVGQGYDECSMMAGKIGRVQKIIAEKYPKAHFYRCASHRLNLVVNDLNTLPEVRNAIGTIKEGISFFRGSKQRKVLVGNLQKLCETRWSEKHKSIRKFNDKFLEIVEALPILHKEGDRETSQKVWQLYCTLTSPTFILTLKVIAKYSAKLEPVTNILQSVNINLLEVSEHIQGIVKMLLDERENVEAEFEMIMKSAESNYNAL; translated from the coding sequence ATGGATATTGCAGGCACAGAACAACTTTCTCTTTCTGCGCGTTATTTTGACCATGCAACTAATGTTGTCAGAGAAGACTTCCTTGGATTTACACCATTAGCAAGGCTAGATGTAAAACATATCTCCAACACAATAATATCTACTTTATCTGCTTGGGAATTAAATCTAGATAAAATGGTAGGACAAGGCTATGACGAGTGCAGTATGATGGCCGGTAAAATTGGCAGAGTACAGAAGATAATTGCTGAGAAATATCCCAAGGCTCACTTCTATCGTTGTGCTAGCCATAGACTTAATTTAGTTGTGAATGATTTGAACACCTTACCAGAGGTTAGAAATGCCATTGGTACTATCAAAGAAGGAATTTCTTTTTTCCGGGGGAGCAAGCAAAGGAAAGTCCTAGTTGGGAACCTTCAAAAACTGTGTGAGACACGTTGGTCTGAGAAGCATAAGTCTATAAGGAAATTTAATGATAAGTTTTTAGAAATTGTTGAAGCATTACCAATTTTACATAAAGAAGGAGATCGTGAAACTAGTCAGAAAGTCTGGCAACTTTACTGCACACTTACTTCTCCAACATTTATTCTTACATTAAAAGTCATAGCAAAATATTCAGCCAAACTAGAACCTGTCACCAATATCCTACAATCAGTAAACATTAACTTGTTAGAAGTTTCAGAACACATTCAAGgaattgtaaaaatgttattggATGAAAGAGAAAATGTGGAAGCTgaatttgaaatgataatgaaaagtgCTGAAAGCAACTATAATGCACTGTGA